The Plectropomus leopardus isolate mb chromosome 22, YSFRI_Pleo_2.0, whole genome shotgun sequence genome includes a window with the following:
- the zdhhc17 gene encoding palmitoyltransferase ZDHHC17: MADAMEEYEKEAGCVPILHPEEIKPQSHYNHGYSENVSRKNHVDDYSTWDIVKATQYGIFERCRELVEAGFDVRQPDKKKNVTLLHWAAINNRIDLVKYYISKGAIVDQLGGDLNSTPLHWATRQGHLSMVVQLMKYGADPSLIDGEGCSCVHLAAQFGHTSIVAYLIAKGQDVDMMDQNGMTPLMWAAYRTHSVDPTRLLLTFNVSVNLGDKYHKNTALHWAVLAGNTTVISLLLDANANVDAQNIKGETPLDLAKQRKNVWMINHLQEARQAKGYDSPSYLKRLKMDKEFRQKVMLGTPFLVIWLVGFIADLDIDSWLIKGLMYAGVWVTVQFLSKAFFDHSMHSALPLGIYLATKFWMYATWFYWFWNDLPFATVHVPFLINTMALFYNFGKSWKSDPGIIKASEEQKKKTIVELAETGSLDLSIFCSTCLIRKPIRSKHCAVCNRCIAKFDHHCPWVGNCVGSGNHRYFMGYLFFLLCMICWMMYGCISYWRIHCATSYAKDGFWLYLTQIASCSPWMFWMFLNSVFHFMWVAVLIMCQLYQIAALGITTNERMNARRYKHFKVTATSIESPFNHGCIRNLIDFFEIRCCGLIRPVAVDWTTQYTIEYDQTSGSGYQLV, translated from the exons ATGGCTGACGCTATGGAGGAATATGAGAAAGAAGCTGGCTGCGTCCCTATTCTCCATCCCGAG GAAATAAAACCCCAGAGTCATTACAACCACGGCTACAGCGAGAATGTCAGCCGTAAAAACCATGTGGATGACTACAGCACCTGGGACATTGTCAAAGCCACACA GTACGGCATCTTCGAGCGCTGCAGGGAGTTGGTGGAGGCGGGCTTCGATGTTCGGCAgccagacaaaaagaaaaacgtaACGCTCCTCCACTGGGCCGCCATCAACAACAGGATAGATTTGGTCAA GTACTACATATCAAAGGGAGCCATAGTGGACCAGCTGGGAGGAGACCTCAACTCCACACCTCTGCACTGGGCCACCAG ACAAGGCCATCTATCCATGGTGGTGCAGCTCATGAAATATGGCGCAGACCCGTCTTTGATCGATGGCGAGGGCTGCAGCTGCGTTCATCTGGCTGCCCAGTTCGGCCACACCTCCATCGTGGCCTACCTAATCGCCAAAGGACAG GATGTGGACATGATGGATCAGAACGGCATGACTCCTCTGATGTGGGCGGCTTACAGGACGCACAG TGTGGACCCCACCCGGCTGCTGCTGACCTTCAACGTGTCCGTCAACCTGGGCGACAAATATCACAAGAACACAGCGCTGCACTGGGCCGTGCTGGCAGGCAACACCACTGTCATCAGCCTGCTGCTGGACGCCAACGCTAACGTCGACGCACAGAACATCAAG GGTGAAACGCCGCTAGATCTCGCCAAGCAAAGGAAGAACGTTTGGATGATCAATCACCTACAGGAAGCACGGCAGGCTAAAGGCTACGACAGCCCGTCCTACCTGAAGAGACTGAAGATGgacaag GAGTTCAGGCAGAAGGTGATGCTGGGGACACCCTTCCTGGTCATCTGGCTAGTTGGTTTCATCGCTGACCTGGACATCGACTCCTGGCTGATCAAGGGCCTCATGTACGCCGGCGTCTGGGTCACCGTGCAGTTCCTCTCCAA GGCTTTCTTCGACCACTCCATGCACAGCGCTCTCCCTCTGGGAATCTATCTGGCCACCAAGTTCTGGATGTACGCCACATGGTTCTACTGGTTCTGGAACG ATCTGCCCTTTGCCACCGTCCATGTGCCCTTCCTGATAAACACCATGGCTTTATTCTACAACTTTGGCAAATCCTGGAAGTCTGACCCAGGAATTATTAAAGCATCAGAGGAGCAGAAGAAAAAG ACAATTGTGGAGCTGGCAGAGACAGGCAGCCTGGACCTCAGCATATTCTGCAGTACCTGCTTG ATACGGAAGCCCATCAGGTCCAAACACTGTGCCGTGTGCAACCGCTGCATCGCTAAGTTTGACCACCACTGTCCCTGGGTGGGGAACTGTGTCG GAAGTGGGAATCACCGCTACTTCATGGGTTATCTGTTCTTCCTGCTCTGCATGATCTGCTGGATGATGTACGGCTGCATTTCCT ACTGGAGAATTCACTGCGCCACCAGTTACGCCAAGGACGGTTTCTGGCTCTACCTGACCCAGATCGCCTCCTGCTCTCCCTGGATGTTCTGGATGTTCCTCAACAGCGTCTTCCACTTTATGTGGGTGGCTGTGCTCATCATGTGTCAGCTCTACCAG ATCGCAGCTCTGGGAATCACCACCAACGAGAGGATGAACGCTCGGAGATACAAGCACTTTAAAGTCACAGCCACGTCCATCGAAAGCCCCTTCAA